Genomic segment of Gigantopelta aegis isolate Gae_Host chromosome 10, Gae_host_genome, whole genome shotgun sequence:
aaaaaaagtactcgaattttgtgcgtaactagggtagtcatagacgctacccgatatctcagaaacgagcagcttgacccctatttttttttattcactttaagtgtgaggagtggtagtatttatatccgtggcgtttatgtcgattgatacgctgcaggtaggagttttagccacctatgttactattgtcgtctatgggatttgatttggtagtataaaCCCTATATTGGTTTTCTTGGGTCAATAAACTACGGATTACTACGGGCCTgtgcaaaatattttgttttactttgttcTCAGCTAAAATGTTTTCCAAAAGACAAGGCTCGAGCCAGGAGCTGGACACAAAGTCTACCCTGCTGGAGAAACCCGAGGTAGATGAGCAGGTCAAAGTGGAGATTGTTAGCGAGGAGATAGATCCCAGCAAACTTTACTACACACTCACGAAAAACCCGCCTGTACCATTAACTGTCGCAGTCGCTTTTCAGGTAATATTAGAAAATGTATAGACTAgacacaatgttttttttttttaattattacctCCGCTATGACGTTCGTCAGCGGAGCTTTTCTGATACCGatttgtccgtctgtccgtctgtccgttgTCTATCCATTCGTCCTTCCACTTTTTCTTTGAAGTCTGTGTTCTCATAGTCTTCATTGAATTGTTCTCAAATTTGGTATAGTGGTCTTCTCGTGCCACCTCCACGAACTAACAGagaaatatttttgaatttaaaaaaaaaaaaaaaaaaaaaattaaattagaaaacaaaattaaaattgaaaattttcAAACCTATCTTCTCCTAGACTTTTCATCGCAtggttctgaaacttggtattaTAATTCTCTGGAACAGTCTTCACAAATTAATAGAGATATTTGGGAAATTTTGaagttttgaatttttattaaatttatacattttaaatagaaatttaacattaaacattttaaaatatatcttctCTAGActtttgattggatagttctgaaacttagtaTAAGTTTTCTCAGGGGCAGACTTcccaaattaatatatatatattttggaaatttataataattttttttcttttttatttaaaaagtttaaatatgaattgatcatttaaatttaaaattctatcttctcctagagttttgaGTAGAACTTTCTGAAACATAGTAAAACTATTCTCAGGGTCAGTCTTCATAAACTAATAGAGAGAGATTTtggaatttattatttttaaaacattacatttgaaatagaaatttaacattgaaaatttaaaagtctatcttctagagttttgattAAACGTGGTACTATAAAACTCTGGGGCAGTTTTGTATAAGTATTCTCTGGGGCATTCTTCATAAACTAAtagagatattttggaaattttgaatttgtattaaatttaaacattttaaatagtatatttatttattcgcaGCACATACTGACGAATTTGGGTTCATGTCTCGCCATGACTTTCGTAATCTCCGACGTGATATGTGCCGAGCTAGACAGTCCAATTCGAAATCGTCTTTTCTCTACAACTCTGTTCATGGCAGGAATCTCCACCATATTGCAAACGTATCTGGGCGTCAGGTAACCATTCGTTTTACGTTGGACTTGGTATGCAATGTCTgtgacacaccacacacacacacacacacacacacacacacagaggagaggagaggaggagagagggggacggggaggagagagaggggggaggtgagggaggagagagagagagggagagagagagagagagagagagagagagaagagagagaggggagagagatgagagagaggaggagagagagataggagagACTACACtcacaaaaacacaacacacacagggagaggagagagagagagagagagaggagagagagagagagagagagagagagagagagagagagagagagagagagatacactcacagacacacacacaaccacacacacacacgcacgcacacgcacacacatacacacagatagagagacacagagagagagagagagagagagagagagagagacgaacaTTTTATTCTTCACGGACTTGGTTTTCATAATAACGTAACACATCATGATGTGCGATTCAGTGATACATTATGCTCTTTACAGATTTCACAATAACATAACACATCATGATGTGCGATTCAGTGATACATTATGCTCTTTACAGATTTCACAATAACATAACACATCATGATGTGCGATTCAGTGATACATTATGCTGTTTACAGTTTTCACAATAACATAACACATCGTGATGTGCGATTCAGTGATACATTATGCTGTTTACTGTTTTGGTGAAGGTAGTGTCTTGTTTCAGATTACCGGTGTTTCAAGGCCCCTCGTCATCTTTTATTGTCCCTCTTCTGGCTCTACGGGCAGACAAGGCTTGGGCTTGTGATCGAGTCACAGGTAAACTATTTACCATCATTGAGAAATTTATACCACTTTTTTTAACAACATGTATGatttgtatattataacaagaaataaaactCCCTGGTGCCAGTGAATTACCAGAACGGtccacaaataataataataataataatttttattttagttcagTCATCCATAGAACACATAGAATTATACATTCAAATAATGTATAGCAGTAGCGGATACAGGGGGGTCCATGGGTCCGAGACCCTCCTCCCTTTTTGTAAATTCGAGTATGATGTGTTCAGCTGTAAGAGGCGCGCTGTGTAAAAAGAGAGAtgagtcatcacatttggactcccccccccccctcccccccatttCAAAAATTCTGCATCCGTGCCTGTAAAGTGTACGTATATGTAGTACACTGACGGTTCACAACATTTTGATGGAGTGCAATGATTGTTAGCAGACGGGAAAAGAAGACAAAACGTGATGGAATCATTTGATTCTACTCTCAACTTAgtttaatatacttacctgtgatatttatatactcGAATCtttacaatgttttaaatatatattaatgttgatcatcaaacCATTCATATATTTTAAGACCACCaaatatgtcgttaaacattaacacAGTTTTGTTAAATCATAAAATGATGCACAGGTTATACAAAGCTTTTACTTATGATTCACATAAAACGTTTCTAACTAGACATTTCGGAATTTGACAAGtaagacatgtttttttttttttttttttttttttttttttttattagaatatAAT
This window contains:
- the LOC121383582 gene encoding solute carrier family 23 member 2-like produces the protein MFSKRQGSSQELDTKSTLLEKPEVDEQVKVEIVSEEIDPSKLYYTLTKNPPVPLTVAVAFQHILTNLGSCLAMTFVISDVICAELDSPIRNRLFSTTLFMAGISTILQTYLGVRLPVFQGPSSSFIVPLLALRADKAWACDRVTADNTTYSMMPEDNSTMAITKFSQSEKLQMLSGSIMVASLAEVIVGCTGMVGPLLRLIGAMTVAPTISLIGISLYKVTIIYARSQWAIALAGTILVLVFALYLPHITVPVPCLSCGSNGKRGVLRLPLFQLLPV